A region from the Panicum hallii strain FIL2 chromosome 1, PHallii_v3.1, whole genome shotgun sequence genome encodes:
- the LOC112875703 gene encoding pentatricopeptide repeat-containing protein At4g18840-like — MGSGILNARPSSWLAAVAAAAAKPASFPSVHAVLLTSGHLSSRASVNSLLRAAPFPSACALLLRLLLLHRLLPDNISLSFSLHSCTRVPSHPITSLLHSLAVRLGHSRDVYVVNAAVSSYFTASDVASADRLFAEISNDVADVVTWTTMVTGHASAGSLGRARSFFDAMPERNVVSWNAMLGAYARAGMLSEVRKLFDAMPNRNAATWSSMITGLVHSGHCEEALRVFSDMVSSGVVPNEAALVSAVSACAQLRSVEHGAWVHAYAERELHGAMSIILATAIIDMYGKCGSICNAVRVFAAMPVRNIYSWNSMIAGLAMNGGERQALSLLWKMQMAGVRPNDITFIGLLSACSHSGLVNEGRRLFDSMIEDFGIQPVPEHYGLMVDLLGRSGRVREAIYFVKSMPVEPHPGLWGALASACKMHGEVELGEEVAKKLIELEPRHGSRYILLSNLYGSANRWDDMATVRKLLKRRKVPKGTGNTVVGNDIQHTE; from the coding sequence ATGGGGAGCGGCATCCTCAAcgcgcggccctcttcctggctcgcagccgtggccgccgccgccgccaagccgGCCAGCTTCCCCAGCGTACACGCCGTCCTCCTGACCTCTGGCCACCTCTCCTCCCGCGCCTCCGTCAACTCTCTCCTTCGCGCCGCCCCCTTCCCCTCCGCCTGCGCGCTTCTCCTCCGCCTTTtgctcctccaccgcctcctGCCCGACAAcatctccctctctttctccctccaCTCCTGCACCCGCGTCCCCAGCCACCCGATCACCAGCCTCCTCCATTCCCTCGCCGTCAGGCTTGGTCACTCTCGCGACGTCTATGTGGTCAATGCCGCCGTCTCCTCCTACTTCACCGCCTCCGATGTCGCCTCCGCCGACCGGCTCTTCGCTGAGATCTCCAACGATGTCGCCGACGTTGTTACCTGGACCACCATGGTCACCGGGCACGCCAGCGCCGGTAGTCTTGGGCGGGCGAGGAGTTTCTTCGATGCAATGCCCGAGAGGAACGTTGTTTCTTGGAACGCGATGCTGGGCGCGTACGCTCGCGCCGGGATGCTGTCCGAGGTGCGGAAGCTGTTCGATGCAATGCCCAACAGGAACGCTGCCACTTGGAGCTCTATGATCACTGGGCTCGTGCACTCCGGGCACTGCGAGGAGGCGTTGAGGGTGTTCAGTGATATGGTCAGTAGTGGTGTCGTGCCTAACGAGGCCGCGCTGGTGAGCGCTGTCTCTGCATGCGCGCAACTGCGGTCAGTGGAGCACGGCGCGTGGGTGCACGCGTATGCAGAGCGGGAGCTGCATGGGGCCATGAGCATCATCCTTGCCACCGCGATCATAGACATGTATGGAAAATGTGGGAGCATCTGCAATGCTGTCAGGGTGTTTGCTGCAATGCCCGTGAGAAACATATACTCCTGGAACTCAATGATCGCTGGGCTTGCAATGAATGGTGGCGAGAGGCAGGCCTTGTCGCTCTTATGGAAGATGCAGATGGCCGGTGTtcgaccaaatgacataacttTTATTGGGTTGCTGAGTGCTTGCAGCCACTCGGGCCTCGTCAATGAGGGCCGCAGGTTGTTTGACAGTATGATTGAAGACTTTGGAATACAACCAGTCCCAGAGCATTATGGTCTTATGGTCGATTTACTTGGCCGGTCCGGTCGTGTTAGGGAGGCAATATATTTCGTCAAGAGTATGCCTGTGGAACCTCACCCTGGCTTATGGGGTGCGCTAGCTAGTGCCTGCAAGATGCATGGAGAGGTGGAGCTTGGTGAGGAGGTTGCTAAGAAGCTCATTGAACTGGAGCCTCGGCATGGCAGCCGGTACATTCTCCTGTCAAATCTTTATGGCTCTGCGAATAGATGGGATGACATGGCCACTGTGCGCAAGCTCCTCAAACGCCGAAAGGTCCCCAAGGGAACTGGCAACACTGTGGTTGGAAATGACATCCAGCATACAGAATGA
- the LOC112875712 gene encoding phosphoenolpyruvate carboxylase kinase 2-like produces MSAELKRDYAIGEEIGRGRFGVVRRCTSRATGEAFAVKSVDRSQLADDLDRELAQLEPKLAQLASAGNPGVVQVHAVYEDEAWTHTVMDLCTGPDLLDWMGLRRGAPVPEPVAAAIVAQLAQALALCHRRGVAHRDVKPDNILIDAAAAEEDEDEEDGRGGGAEAAPRALLADFGSAAWVGAGGLGRAEGLVGTPHYVAPEVVAGSEYGAKADVWSAGVVMYALLSGGALPFVGESAAEVLAAVMRGSVRFPPRLFGSVSPAAKDLMRRMICRDEWRRFTAEQVLAHPWIVTGGGARAMERPT; encoded by the exons ATGAGTGCGGAGCTGAAGAGGGACTACGCGATCGGCGAGGAGATCGGTCGCGGCCGCTTCGGGGTGGTCCGCCGCTGCACGTCCCGCGCCACCGGCGAGGCCTTCGCCGTCAAGTCCGTGGACCGCTCGCAGCTGGCCGACGACCTCGACCGCGAGCTCGCGCAGCTGGAGCCGAAGCTGGCCCAGCTCGCCAGCGCGGGCAACCCCGGCGTGGTGCAGGTGCACGCGGTGTACGAGGACGAGGCGTGGACGCACACGGTGATGGACCTGTGCACGGGCCCGGACCTGCTCGACTGGATGGgcctccgccgcggcgcgccGGTGCCGGAGCCCGTGGCGGCCGCCATCGTGGCGCAGCTTGCCCAGGCGCtggcgctctgccaccgccgcggGGTGGCGCACCGCGACGTCAAGCCCGACAACATCCTcatcgacgccgccgccgccgaggaggacgaggacgaggaggatggccgcgggggcggggccgAGGCGGCGCCGCGCGCTCTCCTGGCAGACTTCGGGTCTGCGGCGTGGGTGGGCGCGGGGGGCCTGGGCCGCGCGGAGGGGCTGGTGGGGACGCCCCACTACGTGGCCCCCGAGGTCGTGGCCGGCAGCGAGTACGGCGCCAAGGCCGACGTGTGGAGCGCCGGGGTGGTGATGTACGCGCTGCTGTCCGGCGGCGCGCTCCCCTTCGTCGGCGAGAGCGCCGCGGAGGTGCTGGCGGCCGTGATGCGCGGCAGCGTGCGGTTCCCGCCCAGGCTGTTCGGCAGCGTGTCCCCGGCGGCCAAGGACCTGATGCGGCGCATGATCTGCCGCGACGAGTGGAGGAGGTTCACCGCCGAGCAGGTCCTCG CTCACCCGTGGATCGTGACCGGCGGCGGAGCCCGGGCAATGGAGCGGCCGACCTGA